The following nucleotide sequence is from Nitrospinota bacterium.
ACCCAAGGCCGAGTATGCAAGCTATACTTTCAATAAAAATTCGGAACAGGATTACGACAGGGATCTTGTTCTCCTAACCAAGATGAAGATTTTCGATTTCGAACCTCGTCCTGAGCCGCCATCCATGGCCGAATACGCATTCGTCAAGGTAGAGAAAGATTACGGAGTCATACGGGTACTCCCGGAAGAGACTATCGGTCATTACTCGTTTTGGACAGGCGTCTCCGTGCGGGAGATTCAAAGGCTGAACGACTGGGGAAGACGACGAAACATAATCCTCGGGCAAAAAATCAGGATACCTTTGACGGTCGTTACCGCGGAAAGGTTTGAGGAGAACAGGTACGAATACCACCTTGGACTGTATGAAGACTTTTTCGAGGTTTACAAGGTTGAGAAAGTGGAGCCGCTTATCGTCGGAAAAGGACAGTCTCTTTGGTCCCTTTGCAATGAGACCTACGATGCTCCAATGTGGCTTGTGAAGCTTTACAACAAGGAGAGGAAGTTCGAAAACATCCACCCAGGCGAGAAGATAATGATGCCTATTATTGAAAGGCTCGACACGAACGGATAATTCCTTTCTTGAAGATAGCATTAAATACTGGTACATTTCTTGGATTATCAATCTGCACCAATTATTAAGGAAAATAAATAAAACATGATATTCGATTCGATTTTGGGATACTTCTCCAACGACCTTGCCATAGACTTGGGAACTGCCAATACACTTGTGTTTGCGCGCGGCAGGGGCATCGTTTTAAGGGAACCTTCCGTCGTAGCTGTCCATGCTGAAAGCAAGAAGGTCATGGCCGTAGGTCACGAGGCGAAGAAAATGCTTGGCCGAACTCCTGGCTCGATAATAGCCCTGAGGCCGATGAAAGACGGAGTTATTGCGAATTTTGAATACACGGAAGCAATGCTCCGATATTTCATTCAGAAAGTGCATAACCGCAAAACCATGGTGATGCCCAAGATAATAATTGCCGTTCCTTCCGGCATTACCCAAGTTGAAAAGAGAGCCGTACGAGATTCTGCCATGAGCGCCGGTGCGCGCGAGGTATTTCTAATAGAAGAGCCTATGGCCGCCGCGATTGGAGTGGGGCTTCCTATCGAAAGTGCTTCAGGCAACATGATCCTCGACATTGGAGGGGGTACCACGGAAGTCGCCGTTATATCTCTTTCTGGAATAGTTTATTCAAAATCGGTGCGCGTAGCCGGCGATGAGCTGGATGAAGCGATCGTCAACTATCTAAAGAGAAAATACAACCTCCTGATAGGCGAAAGAATGGCCGAAGAGATAAAAATAAACCTCGGCTCGGCATATCCGCTTGATGAGCCAAAAACCATGGAAGTAAAAGGGCGGGATCTGGTTGCCGGCATACCGAAGACCCTTCTCCTTACCGACGATGAAGTGAGAGAAGCTTTAAGCGAAGTAATAACAGTGATAGTCGATACGGTAAAAACCGCTCTGGAGAGAACACCTCCTGAGCTTGCGGCTGATATAGTGGACAAGGGAATAGTCCTTGCCGGCGGCGGAGCACTCATAAAGGGCCTCGACATGCTGTTGCGCGAACAGACCGGCTTGCCGATAATCGTTGCGGAGGATCCTCTTTCAGCGGTTGCTTTAGGCACGGGAAGAACCCTTGAAGAACTTGATTTGCTGAAACAGGTTGCAATTTAAAAGATTATTTACCAGTTTTTGTAATTTCGGCTCAAAATTTCAGCTTTTAAGGCTAGAATAGTTCTTTATGAAAAGACTTTTCCAGTCATACGAAAACCTGCTTCTATTAATAGCGCTTTTTATATTTGCCTCCGTGATAATGGCAAATAATATTAAAAACAGGGGCCCATCCAACTTCCTTGAACGAGCGGCCCTTACCGTTTCGTCGCCGTTGCAAAAAATGGTTTCTTCCGTTATTCGCGAAACCGTTAATGTATGGACTCACTACATAGATTTAAGGAACACGGCTGAACAAAACGACATCCTGAAGAAAAATCTGGAAATTGAACAGTTCAATAATCATCTTCTTAAGGAAGAACTGAAAAGATACAAGAGAATCGAGGAACTTGTTTCCTCGAACCCTATACAAGACGCCACCATGATAGTCGCTGACGTAATCGGGTGGGATTCCACTAACATGTCTCAAACAGTCGTATTAAACAAGGGAATAAGGGATGGTGTGCAGGAAAATAACATTGTCACCTCAAACAAGGGGCTGATAGGGCGTGTCGTCGAGGCTTCGACCACCGCCTCAAAGGTGCTCCTTATCACCGATTCCAGGAGCGCAGTCGACGCGTACGTCGCGGAGAGCAGGGAGAAATGCGTAATCGTCGGGCAAAATAAAAAAACATGTCAAATACTTTATCTCCCTATCAATGAAAGTGCGAAAGTCGGAGACGAGTTGATATCCTCAGGCCTTGGCGGGGTTTTCCCAAAGGGCCTCAGGGTTGGAAAAATTTCCGAAATTTCGCAGGATAGTGGAAGACTGTTCTTCAAGGCTGAGCTTCTACCAACCGCCGACCTTAAGCATATCGAGGAAGTAATGGTAATTATAAAGATAGAAAAGGATGAATCATTAATGAAAAAACCGAGGAGTAAAAAACTTCCGTGATACTGCTTGTCTTTTCACTGGTGTTCACCACAGTCATCATACTCCAGACGACTTTTTTCAAAATGTTCGGTTCGCTCGCGCCCGATACTATACTACTGATAGCTATCTATTGCGGATTGAGATTTGAAAAATTTCGGGGTATCCAGATTGGTATACTGCTTGGCCTCACGCAGGATCTTCTGTCTTACGGCCTTCTTGGAATAAATTTCCTTACAAAAGGATTGATAGGTTTTTTTTCCGGCATTGTAGGCGAATCAAACACGATCATCGGCAACTCACCGGTAATTTGGGCAGTTCTGGTTTTCCTTTCAACATTGACAGACTCGATGATACTAAAGACTGCTCTTTCCGGTTTTTTCGATACGCCGATATCGCTTTCCTTAACGTTCTGGAACATTATCATTCAATCTGTGCTGAACATCATTTTTGGGATACCGTTCTTTATCCTTTTGGATATGCTCGGGAACTGGATGAAGGAGTCGTCGCTCAAAAGTTAATGGAGCAAACCTAGCCAGCAAGAAAATCTCCAAGCGCCTTTCCCGGGTCTGCCTGCTCCATGAACGCGGAACCGATCAAAAAAGCGTCAATCCCCGCCCCTTCAAGTTCCTTTACGACATTCATATCCCTGATGCCGCTCTCGCTTACAAGGAGCCCCCCTTTTTTAACAAGTGGAGCAACCTTTCTTGTCACGCCAATATCGACTGTCAGGCCGGGACTTCTAAAATCCCTGTTGTTTATCCCCACCGATACGGGAATTTTCGGCAGAAGCGCAAGCTCCTCTTCGCCATGTATCTCAAACAGAATTTCGATCCCGACATCCGATGCGATACCGCAGATATCTTCTATCTCGCTCCGCGACTTAAAGTTAACCGCCATGACCAATACCGCATCGGCTCCATAGACGGCGGCTTCATACACCTGGTACGGATGAATGATAAAATCTTTCCTCAAAACAGGAACTGAAACCTCTTTTCGTACCGTGGCAAGTATATGAAGCGACCCGCCGAAAAAGCGGGTATCGGTAAGAACCGAGATAGCCGAGGCGCCAGCGGAAGCGTAGC
It contains:
- a CDS encoding rod shape-determining protein, with product MIFDSILGYFSNDLAIDLGTANTLVFARGRGIVLREPSVVAVHAESKKVMAVGHEAKKMLGRTPGSIIALRPMKDGVIANFEYTEAMLRYFIQKVHNRKTMVMPKIIIAVPSGITQVEKRAVRDSAMSAGAREVFLIEEPMAAAIGVGLPIESASGNMILDIGGGTTEVAVISLSGIVYSKSVRVAGDELDEAIVNYLKRKYNLLIGERMAEEIKINLGSAYPLDEPKTMEVKGRDLVAGIPKTLLLTDDEVREALSEVITVIVDTVKTALERTPPELAADIVDKGIVLAGGGALIKGLDMLLREQTGLPIIVAEDPLSAVALGTGRTLEELDLLKQVAI
- the mreC gene encoding rod shape-determining protein MreC → MKRLFQSYENLLLLIALFIFASVIMANNIKNRGPSNFLERAALTVSSPLQKMVSSVIRETVNVWTHYIDLRNTAEQNDILKKNLEIEQFNNHLLKEELKRYKRIEELVSSNPIQDATMIVADVIGWDSTNMSQTVVLNKGIRDGVQENNIVTSNKGLIGRVVEASTTASKVLLITDSRSAVDAYVAESREKCVIVGQNKKTCQILYLPINESAKVGDELISSGLGGVFPKGLRVGKISEISQDSGRLFFKAELLPTADLKHIEEVMVIIKIEKDESLMKKPRSKKLP
- the mreD gene encoding rod shape-determining protein MreD — encoded protein: MILLVFSLVFTTVIILQTTFFKMFGSLAPDTILLIAIYCGLRFEKFRGIQIGILLGLTQDLLSYGLLGINFLTKGLIGFFSGIVGESNTIIGNSPVIWAVLVFLSTLTDSMILKTALSGFFDTPISLSLTFWNIIIQSVLNIIFGIPFFILLDMLGNWMKESSLKS
- a CDS encoding indole-3-glycerol phosphate synthase TrpC; translated protein: MAEIGDRYLNPLLGSILENKLSEVKLSESILPMRELKAMSKDIPARRPFARSIMASSARHRIIAEVKRISPGTGFCRKDFDPAAIASGYASAGASAISVLTDTRFFGGSLHILATVRKEVSVPVLRKDFIIHPYQVYEAAVYGADAVLVMAVNFKSRSEIEDICGIASDVGIEILFEIHGEEELALLPKIPVSVGINNRDFRSPGLTVDIGVTRKVAPLVKKGGLLVSESGIRDMNVVKELEGAGIDAFLIGSAFMEQADPGKALGDFLAG